The following are from one region of the Geothermobacter ehrlichii genome:
- a CDS encoding CBS domain-containing protein gives MEIITTHVNADFDCLGAMIAARKLYPEAEMVFPGSRERNLREFFLRSTAYAFDFKRLRDIDLAAVDRLILVDVSQSERIGPFGDLARNPQIQVHIYDHHPAESSDLEAELADIRPVGSTVTVFCQIFMERGIRPDPEEATLMMLGLYEDTGSLQFSNITRADFEAAAFLHECGAVMQTVSEFLTQELTAEQVDVLHQLIKNRQVLSVNGVDISISHATTAHYVGDLAVLAHKLKDMENLDALIIAARMEDRVFMVGRSRIPEVHVGSILEEFGGGGHSFAASGTVKGQTLVQILDRLPGVLQRQVNPRWRAAQLMSSPAKTIAPTQTIAEARDLLTRYHINVLPVVEQGRVVGLISRQTAERAAFHGLERRPVGDYMESDFSVAAPDSSLQYLQELIVDRNQRLVPIVDESGLVGVLTRTDLLRKLIEMGRIASSGQDAARDLPDTWLKKKQLARFLRERLPKRIHDLLRDFGQVADDLGLNLFVVGGFVRDLLLRQENFDIDLVVEGDGIAFARRCAERFACRFRSHEKFGTAVIIFEDGFKVDVASARMEYYSRPAALPTVEYASIKLDLFRRDFTINTLAIALNRGRYGELLDFFGGQRDLKDKAIRVLHNLSFVEDPTRVFRAVRFEQRLGFRIGRPTEHLLRGAVRQGFVERVGGSRLFRELELILREPDPWPAVERLASFDLLRFVHPQLKLDKTLARVFAEASRVVHWYQLLFLERPCRPWLIYFLCLTSALGREAMAEACRRLNVPPRIARLVTEGREEALAVRQRMRRWRHRKKPPAASEIYRLLHPLERDLVLFVMSLAEDERIKQWISHYFNHLAQVKCELDGDDLRQLGIPPGPVYRAILDDLLNARLDGRVTGRDEELAYVRRRHLS, from the coding sequence ATGGAGATCATCACCACCCACGTCAACGCCGATTTCGACTGTCTCGGCGCCATGATCGCCGCCCGGAAGCTCTATCCGGAAGCGGAGATGGTCTTTCCCGGTTCGCGGGAGAGAAACCTGCGCGAGTTCTTTTTGCGCAGTACCGCCTACGCCTTCGATTTCAAGCGCCTGCGCGATATCGATCTGGCGGCGGTCGATCGCCTGATCCTGGTCGATGTCAGCCAGTCGGAGCGCATCGGTCCTTTCGGCGACCTTGCCCGCAATCCGCAGATACAGGTCCATATCTACGATCATCATCCCGCCGAATCCTCCGACCTTGAGGCCGAGCTGGCCGACATCCGCCCGGTCGGCTCGACGGTCACCGTCTTCTGCCAGATTTTCATGGAGCGCGGCATCCGGCCCGATCCGGAAGAAGCCACCCTGATGATGCTCGGACTCTACGAGGATACGGGCAGCCTGCAGTTCAGCAACATCACCCGCGCCGATTTCGAGGCGGCCGCCTTTCTGCACGAGTGCGGTGCCGTGATGCAGACGGTGAGCGAATTTCTCACCCAGGAGCTGACCGCCGAACAGGTCGATGTTCTGCACCAGCTGATCAAGAACCGCCAGGTGCTGAGCGTCAACGGCGTCGACATCTCCATCAGCCATGCGACCACCGCTCACTATGTCGGTGACCTGGCGGTGCTGGCGCACAAGCTCAAGGACATGGAAAACCTCGACGCCCTGATCATCGCCGCCCGGATGGAGGATCGGGTGTTCATGGTCGGCCGCTCGCGCATTCCCGAGGTGCATGTCGGCTCCATTCTCGAGGAATTCGGCGGCGGCGGGCATTCCTTCGCCGCTTCCGGCACCGTCAAGGGGCAGACCCTGGTGCAGATCCTCGACCGTCTGCCGGGTGTGCTGCAGCGGCAGGTCAATCCCCGCTGGCGGGCCGCGCAGCTGATGTCCTCGCCGGCCAAGACCATCGCCCCGACGCAGACCATCGCCGAGGCGCGCGATCTGCTCACCCGTTATCACATCAACGTGCTGCCGGTGGTCGAGCAGGGACGGGTCGTGGGGCTGATCAGCCGGCAGACCGCCGAAAGGGCGGCTTTTCACGGCCTGGAGCGCCGTCCGGTGGGCGATTACATGGAATCGGATTTTTCCGTCGCCGCGCCGGACAGTTCGCTGCAGTATCTGCAGGAGCTGATCGTCGACCGCAACCAGCGGCTGGTTCCCATCGTCGATGAAAGCGGACTGGTCGGGGTGCTGACCCGCACCGACCTGCTGCGCAAGCTGATCGAAATGGGTCGCATCGCCTCGAGCGGGCAGGACGCCGCCCGGGATCTTCCTGATACCTGGCTGAAGAAGAAGCAGCTTGCCCGCTTTCTGCGGGAAAGGCTGCCGAAACGGATTCACGATCTGCTGAGGGATTTCGGGCAGGTTGCCGACGATCTCGGTCTGAATCTTTTCGTCGTCGGCGGTTTTGTCCGTGACCTGTTGCTGCGTCAGGAGAATTTCGATATCGATCTGGTCGTCGAAGGGGACGGCATCGCCTTTGCCCGCCGCTGCGCCGAGCGCTTCGCCTGCCGTTTTCGCAGCCACGAAAAGTTCGGCACCGCCGTGATCATCTTCGAGGACGGCTTCAAGGTCGATGTCGCATCGGCGCGCATGGAATACTACAGTCGGCCGGCGGCTTTGCCGACGGTCGAATACGCCTCCATCAAGCTCGATCTGTTTCGGCGTGACTTCACCATCAACACCCTGGCCATCGCCCTGAACAGGGGTCGCTACGGCGAGCTGCTCGATTTTTTCGGCGGCCAGCGCGATCTCAAGGACAAGGCGATCCGCGTGCTGCACAATCTCAGTTTCGTCGAGGATCCGACCCGGGTTTTCCGTGCCGTCCGCTTCGAGCAGCGCCTTGGATTCCGCATCGGCCGGCCGACCGAACATCTGCTGCGCGGCGCCGTGCGCCAGGGTTTCGTCGAGCGGGTGGGGGGGAGCAGGCTCTTCCGTGAACTCGAACTGATCCTGCGCGAGCCGGATCCCTGGCCGGCGGTCGAAAGGCTGGCCTCTTTCGACCTGCTCAGGTTCGTTCATCCGCAACTGAAGCTGGACAAGACGCTCGCCCGCGTTTTTGCCGAGGCGAGCCGGGTCGTCCACTGGTACCAGCTTCTTTTTCTCGAGCGTCCCTGCCGCCCCTGGCTGATCTATTTTCTCTGCCTGACCTCGGCCCTGGGCAGAGAGGCGATGGCGGAGGCCTGCCGCCGACTCAACGTTCCCCCGCGGATTGCGCGGCTCGTCACCGAGGGCCGGGAAGAGGCCCTGGCCGTCCGGCAGCGGATGAGGCGATGGCGGCACAGAAAGAAGCCGCCGGCCGCCAGCGAAATCTACCGGCTTCTGCATCCTTTGGAACGGGATCTGGTGCTCTTTGTCATGTCGCTGGCCGAGGACGAGAGGATCAAGCAGTGGATCAGTCACTATTTCAACCACCTGGCCCAGGTGAAATGCGAGCTGGACGGGGACGATCTTCGCCAGCTCGGCATCCCGCCGGGCCCGGTCTACCGAGCGATTCTGGATGACCTGCTCAACGCCCGTCTCGACGGCCGTGTGACCGGCCGGGACGAGGAGCTGGCCTACGTCCGCAGGCGGCATCTTTCGTGA
- a CDS encoding site-2 protease family protein, whose protein sequence is METLLAKISIMLAPALFAVTMHEVGHGWVAEKMGDPTARLLGRLTLNPFRHLDPIGTLALFLFGFGWARPVPVNFGNMRNPRQGMIWVALAGPAVNLLLACLSALLLRGLFIVGSELVDAGTLVDRVLQPLALMVASSLFINVLLGTFNLLPVPPLDGGRVLSGLLPERQAAFLAKIEPFGFVIVLLLIFYTDIWRLVLGPLIWGIVAGLSGPAAPLVHQMAGILVGH, encoded by the coding sequence GTGGAAACGCTTCTCGCCAAAATCTCCATTATGCTCGCCCCGGCGCTCTTTGCCGTTACCATGCACGAGGTCGGGCATGGCTGGGTGGCTGAAAAGATGGGGGACCCGACCGCCCGTCTGCTCGGCAGACTGACCCTGAATCCCTTCCGCCATCTCGACCCGATCGGTACCCTGGCCCTGTTCCTTTTCGGATTCGGCTGGGCCAGGCCGGTGCCGGTCAATTTCGGCAACATGCGCAACCCCCGCCAGGGCATGATCTGGGTGGCGCTGGCCGGACCGGCCGTCAATCTGCTGCTCGCCTGCCTGTCGGCGCTGCTGCTGCGCGGGCTGTTCATCGTCGGCAGCGAGCTGGTCGATGCCGGCACCCTGGTCGACAGGGTGCTGCAACCGCTGGCCCTGATGGTGGCCTCGAGCCTCTTCATCAACGTTCTGCTTGGCACCTTCAACCTGCTTCCGGTTCCTCCGCTCGACGGCGGCCGGGTTTTGTCCGGGCTGCTTCCCGAAAGGCAGGCGGCCTTTCTGGCCAAAATAGAGCCCTTTGGGTTCGTCATCGTTCTGCTGCTCATCTTCTATACCGATATCTGGAGACTGGTGCTCGGTCCCCTGATCTGGGGGATCGTGGCGGGACTTTCCGGGCCGGCAGCTCCCCTGGTGCACCAGATGGCGGGGATACTGGTCGGTCACTGA
- a CDS encoding segregation and condensation protein A, protein MKLDIKLENFEGPLDLLLHLIKQNEMDIWDIQITRITEQYLAILDAMQSLNLDVAGEFLVMAATLLHIKSKLLLPQSEYEEGEEEEEDPRAELVRRLLEYQKYREAAFDLDDREILGRDVFARKFTPPDLDGEEEDEFFEVSLYDLVEALQDVLARMPKEVVHEIGFETISIADRINHILGRLSGRESLAFIDLFSERPARNDVIATFLAMLELVRLRTIRLMQTSRCGEIWIFPVADPAEALSVPLEDESLGYH, encoded by the coding sequence ATGAAGCTCGACATCAAGCTGGAAAACTTCGAGGGTCCGCTCGATCTCCTGCTGCACCTGATCAAGCAGAACGAGATGGATATCTGGGATATCCAGATCACCCGGATAACCGAGCAGTACCTGGCGATTCTCGACGCCATGCAGAGTCTCAATCTCGATGTTGCCGGCGAGTTTCTGGTCATGGCCGCCACCCTGCTGCACATCAAGTCGAAGCTGTTGTTGCCCCAGTCCGAGTACGAGGAAGGGGAGGAAGAAGAGGAGGATCCGCGGGCCGAACTCGTCCGCCGCCTGCTCGAGTACCAGAAATACCGTGAGGCGGCTTTCGATCTGGACGACCGGGAGATCCTCGGTCGGGACGTCTTCGCCCGCAAGTTTACCCCGCCCGACCTGGACGGCGAGGAGGAGGACGAATTTTTCGAAGTCAGCCTCTACGACCTGGTGGAAGCGCTGCAGGACGTGCTGGCCAGGATGCCGAAGGAGGTGGTGCACGAGATCGGCTTCGAGACGATTTCCATCGCCGACCGGATCAATCACATCCTGGGACGGCTCAGCGGTCGGGAAAGCCTCGCTTTCATCGACCTTTTTTCCGAACGTCCGGCCCGCAACGATGTCATCGCCACCTTTCTGGCCATGCTCGAACTGGTCCGGCTCCGGACTATCCGGCTGATGCAGACCAGCAGGTGCGGAGAGATCTGGATTTTTCCCGTCGCCGATCCTGCCGAGGCGCTTTCGGTTCCCCTGGAGGATGAAAGTCTTGGATACCACTGA